In the genome of Zobellia nedashkovskayae, the window CATTTAAGATTACTGTATTTTAGGGACTTGTACACAAATTTCTTCTAGTTTTTGAACCCCATAATATAAAATATAAGTCTGTAATTGTTTTACCTTTGCAATTCCACTATCAGGTTTAGCCAAACCGATTTAAAATGAGAATACAAGCTTAAACAAATGAGAAGCACCTTATCAAAAATGTTGCTGAAAAAATCTATTACTTACACTGTACTTCTGAGTCTCATACTCTTGAGCTGTAAGTCTACTGAACAAAATAAGCAGAAAACAACTCTCATAGATTCGGATACACATACTCCGCAAGTACATGGTATTCATCATAACAATTCAGGAAGTGCCGTAGGAGACTATGGTTTTGATGATCACGGCCATATTCACCACAAACCTGAGCTAGAAATACCAATATTACCCAAGGCCATAGATTCATTAGAACAAGTTGCAATTGGAGTAGAAGACAACCAAATTCTTACACAACCTATTTCAATTCCGGAATTTGTAGACCCTAATTATTTGGATATCAAAAGTCCGGTTGCAGATAAGATAGTAGAAAACTATGTGACCAGCGTAAACAAGGAGCCAGGAGGTCATTGCCTTGCAGTAAGCAAAGGTCGTTTTGAGCAAGCCTATAAAGAAGTTCATGGTCATTTGCCTTATGAAGATTTGCCAGATCGTATGGCCTCTAAATTCTTTACCCCTAAAGAGGTTTTTAATTTATTATACGTTTCCGCTTCTGATACAGATCCAGAATGGCGAACCCTTCCGGAAGAATACAGGGGCAAGGGTAATGCCGGCGCTATCGCTTATGCCGGTATGGGAACTTTGGTTGATTCATCAGGAATTTGGAGTGGTCAATTAAGGCCTGGAGCACTTATGCAAGTTTGGAGGTATAAAGAAGATTATGAAAAGGTAGTGCAGGGCGTAAATGTCAAAAAACTTGATCCTTATGGACATTCGTTCGTTTTCATAAGTTATGTGCGGGACGATAAAAATGCGATTATTGGACTTAGAATTGCGGACCAAGGTTTTCAAAGTTACAGGCCTTTGGTTCCTAGAGATTATGATGTTTGGTGGGCTGTAAATCTAAGTGTTTAGAACATAAAAATAGGATAAGCAAAAGTTTAACATTTTCAATGTAATTTTCTCTTAAATAATACGTTACGAAACTAGAGTCAGATTCCTAATGCTATAAAATCTATGCTGTTTTTTTCTTTACTATTTTCCTTAGGATTTACAACTGGGATGCCACCTACAATAGACAAGGTGGACCCTAATTTATCTACTATTGAAAAGCCGTTGCCCATAAAAGAAATCAATAGTTTCGAAAAAGAGACAATTTTAAAGTTCAAAACAGATTTAGACAGTGTTTCTATCTCTTATGCCAATTCCAAAGTAGCTGCTGATCAACTTCGTTCCCGTTTAAAAGAAGACCTACGGTTGGGCACTATTTCTTTTGACAACATTAAGACCGCTTTCGCTAATCAACTAGTAGATAAAATTATACCACATTGGTATGGTACTCCTTGGAGTTTTGGCGGCCATACAGATGTTCCTAACCAAGGTAAAATTGCATGTGGTTATTTTATATCAACCACCTTACGTGATATGGGCATAAATATCAACCGCTATAAATTGGCGCAAAAATCACCTGTAGACGAGGCAAAAATGATTAGCTGTGGCGCAGTAATTAATCTGATAAATCAGGATACACCAGAAAAAGCGTTTGAAGAGATTGATATCCTGACAAAAGAAGGTCTCTATTTTATTGGTTTTGACGAGGGTCATGTGGGCTATCTCTTAAAGCGTGAAGGCCAATTGTTTCTAATCCATTCCAACTATCTTTCTCCAGTATCGGTTTGTATGGAAACGCTTAAGGAATCACGTGTTTTTAAGCGTTTTACTAAGTTTCACCTGGTATCTATTTCTCATAACGACATTCTCTTACAACGCTGGCTAGATGATGGTTTAGTCCTGTAATATGCAGCATCTATTCAAGAAATATATTCCTTAGTATTTAATCGTACGCCTTCATACAAATTATAGACCGTGTCCTAGATTCTAATTCAAAATAGGAGGGAAGCAGTATGTGAAAAATAATCGTGTACTTAAACGAGGATGAGCAAAAAGGTGCAGTTTGCGCTATTCTCCAACTTTAGATTCTTTAATAAAAGAATGTATTTAGTGGGTATTCCTTAAAATAAAACCCTTCAATTATTCATTTTATAATAGCACAAGAAAGTCGCTAACAATAGGTGAATAAGAAAGTACTTATTACTACTTTGATGCCTCTTGAAAGCGAACACTAAATTTATACGAACCGAGATTCTTGCAGGGATTAGCTCTTTCCTGGCAACATTTTACATCATAATCGTAAATCCTGCAATTCTTTCAGAAGCCGGAATGCCATTTTCGGCAGTCGTAACATCTACCGTACTTGTCTGCTCTTTTGGTAGTATTATGATGGGTATTTACGCCAAAAACCCTTTTATAATTGCACCGGGAATGGGGCTCAATGCCTTCTTTACTTATACAGCGGTTTTAGGATTGGGTCTTAGTTACGAAACTGCTTTAGGAGCAGTTTTTTGGGCAGGAATCCTCTTTTTAATACTAAGTATACTAAAAGTTAGAGACAAAATAGTACAATCCATTCCACACGCATTACGCTTTGCAATTGCAGCAGGTATTGGGCTGTTCATTAGCTTCATAGGTTTACAAAATGCAGGGTTAATTGTAGACAACCCCGTAACACTGGTTAGTCTAGGCTCCTTAAAAGACCCCATTTGCCTTACTTTTTTAATTGGCCTTGGTTGTACCGCTATTTTAATTTCCAGAAATGTAAAGGGCGCAATGATCATAGGTATTCTATTGACTACTGCACTAGCATGGCCCATAGGAAGGTGGTGGGGAGATGCCTCAATAGTAAATTTTGGAGTACCAACACTAGTTAATTATACGGGAATATTTGCTATGCCGGATTTTAGTCTTTTCCTAAAAGCGAATTTATTCGGATCTATACAATATGCTTTCCTACCGGTAGTTTTTGTTTTTGCGTTTACGGACCTGTTCGATAGTCTTTCTACATTCGTTGGTCTTGCCGAAGCATCTGGATATAAGGATGAGGACGGGAATCCAAGAAACCTTAAAAAATCACTTTTGGCAGATGCTATTACTACCATCTTCTCGGGTCTTGTAGGTACCAGCTCCGGAACGGTATATATAGAATCTGCAGTAGGCATACGCGAAGGTGGAAAAACGGGACTTACCGCAATTACAGCTGGAATTTTATTTCTACCCTTTTTATTTTTCTCACCTCTTTTATCCATTGTACCCAGTATTGCCAGTTCTATTGCGTTGGTTTTGGTAGGTTCTTTTATGATGAAACCCTTAACCAAAATTAACTGGAGTATGCCAGATGAGGCTATTCCCGTCTTTTTTACTATGATTCTTATGCCACTTACGTATAGTATTACAACAGGAATTATTATTGGTTTCCTAAGCTGGACGTTACTTAAATTCTTTTCAGGCAAAAAAGAAGATATTAATCCGGCTCTTTTGATAATTAATCTCTTATCCCTTCTGTATTTATGGCTTTAAAACAAATAGTACTCATTCTTATGCTCCTTCTTGTTTGTACAGTACAAGGGCAGCGTATAGCCATTATGGGCGCCATGGATGAGGAAATAGAATTGCTAAAAGGGGTTCTGAAAAACAAAAAGGAAATCCATAAAAATGGAGTTACTTTTTATACCGGGAAACTGAAAGGGCAGAAGGTAGTTCTCTTAAAGGCTGGTATTGGTAAAGTAAATGCGGGATATAGCACCGCTATTCTAATAGCGAACTTTAAGTTAGATGCGTTACTATTTACAGGAGTAGCAGGTGGGTTGGACCCTAATATTGAACCCGGAGATATCGTTATCTCAGATAAAATGATTCAATATGACTTTGGAGAGTTAAAAGAGGGGTCATTTGAAACTTGGCCTACTAGGAACCTAGCGAAGAACAACGAACGAAATCCTTTGTACCTTACTGTAGACCCGAATCTATTGGAACAAAGTAAGAAGGCATCAGAACAAATTAAATTGAAACCCCTGAACGATAGAATTCCTACCTTTTTTATTGGCACGATCGCTACCGGAGACACCTTTGTGAGCGACCCAATAAAGGCAAAAGAACTGTATACCAATTTTAATGCACTGGCAACAGAAATGGAAGGTGCAGCCGTTGCACAAATATGTACTATGTTGCAAGTGCCCTTTATTGTTATTAGAAGCTGTAGTGATAACGCCAATACCGCAGCACACTCAGATTATTTCAAATTTGTAAAAGTAGCATCCGTTAATTCTGCCCAAATGGTATTGGAAATTTTGGAAAATTATGAAGAAACCAAATAGCTGAAAACTGCATAGAATCAACTAAAAAAAATAGTGGCGAAGAGTTGCTATAAATAGGTGATACTGATTAAAAATAACCGAGATTTGTGTTAGCAGTTTACTTCATACCTTACATAGAATTGGGCTAGTGTTTATTGTATAATAGAGTCTTGAAAAAATTGATATATGCGTTTACGTACAAGCTGTGACCTAAAGTTCGAGATTTTTGAGCCAACACCATTTATTCTTATGTTGAGGCCACGTAGTGGAAGCCAACAATGGGTAGAAAGAGAGGAATATAAAATTACGCCAAGTACCCCTGTTTTTGAATTTACGGACAACTATGGCAATCTTTGCCAACGATTAATTGCCCAACCTGGCATGTTCTCAATTTCTACTTCTTCAGATGTAGTAACCTCTAACTTTATTGATCAAGGTTTTGGTGCTCCATTTATAGAAATACAGAATTTACCCGATGCCGTATTAAGCTATTTATTACCCAGTAGATATTGCGAGTCTGATTGCTTTAATGAAATGGGCGCAGCTATTACTGAAGGTCAATTAATGGGGTATAATCAAGTAGCAGCAATTACAAGTTGGTTACGTGAGAATATTGAGTATCTACCTGGCAGTAATAATGAGCCCTTATCTGCCATACAAGTTAACAATAGACAGTTTGGTGTATGCAGGGATTTGGCGCATTTGGGAATAGCCCTGTGCCGTAGTTTAAGTATCCCGGCCCGTATTGTTGTTGGTTATTTGTACAATTTGGAACCAATGGATATGCATGCTTGGTTTGAAGCCTATATTGGTAACCGGTGGTATACTTTTGATGCCACCCAAATAGATTCTCCAGGAGGTTACGTAGTTCTTGGTTTTGGTCGTGATGCTGCAGATGTTGCCATTTTTAATCAATTTGGACCTTCGGTTTTTCCTGTAGAACACCTTGTTAAAGTGAAAGAATGTCCTTAATGTAAATGAAAAATCATAGGCCTTTATTTTAAACTATACGCTTAAAACAAATATCATATACACCATAATTTGTAAAAGGTTATTCCTCATTTTGTATATCAAAACCAAAGAAAGCTAAAACTGATATACAGAATGCCTACCTTATTAATTGGCCCTTATCTCTTTATCTACAGTAGGCAGTGAGGTTTTTATTTCTTTTTGTATCTTGAGGATCAATTACATATATATATGTGTTAGCTGTAATTAAAAAAATGACAGACATTACTACAAGATTAAAATATGAGGATTTCTTTAAAGAGTCTGAAACTATTGAAGAATTACTTAAAGATTTTAATCATAATGATTTATTTAAAATTTGTGCTCTGCTTAACTCTAAAGCTAAATTAAATCAATCTTCGAGGGACACGATTAATGATTGGTTCACTTTACCAGAAAATACAGAATTACATACTTCAAAAATTGAAAATGAAGATACTCACATTATAAATACTCATAGTAATTTAACATTACTATCATATTTAAAGAGTTGTAATGAAGATACACAGAAACTTGAAACAAGTGATTTTGAATTAAAGTTATTCAAAATATATCTTTTAATTAATTCCCAACAAGATTCTATCGAAGAACTAAACTTCCCAAAGATTAGAACATTAGATTCTATAGAAAGGTTAAGTGCAAGTCTTTTACAAATTTCATATCACGACTATGATTTAAACAATTATGTACTACCTGAGATATTCTTGACTCAATTAATCAAGTCTATAGAATTTTTAAAATATATTGAGAAGGAATTAAACCATCATATGGTTACATTTTTAAAAAAATATAATTGTAAAGATTGGCAAGAATGGGTTACAACATTATTAAACCTGATTGTTCCTGTTTTAAAACACGATAACGAAACATATTCAGAAATAGAACTAAAAGATGATGATGTCCAAAATGTTGGAGCATTTTTAGATTTGTTTTGTAACATCATTGAGTTAAAAGAAAAGCCAGATTTTGTTGTATTAAGAAGTAATCCCATTTTTAAGAAAAATGATAATCGATATATTATAATTAACAAACTATTTCTTGTTGAACGTATATTTAAAAGCATAATATTTGAATTCAGTTTAGACATCAACAAAAAAGTTGACAAAGTCAATAGGTTAAGAGATTTTAGGTCGAGCTACTGTGACAATTTTTCTGAACAAATACTTCTATATAAATTTTTACACAATTCGTTTCCAAGTAATTCAAAGTATATAAAATTTAATGGGAATGAGTTTTTAAACAAAAAATATATAGGAGAGCCGGATTATTATGTGAGATTTAAAAACAAAGTTCTTTTATTCGAAAGTAAAGATGTAATACTCAAAGGCGAAGAAAAACAGTCGAGAGATTATTTAATCTTAAAAGATGCTTTAAAAGCTAAATTCTTGAAGATAGAAAATGAAGGAAAAACAAGCAATAAAGCTATTTTACAAATTATTGAGAATATAAAAAGGTTTCTAAATAAATTTTACACAAAAATAGATGATGCGTATAATGCTGACAACATAAAATTTTATCCCATACTTGTTACTCACGACAGACAATTTGATACACCTGAATTGAACAGGCTAATTAATAAGTGGTTTCGAAATGAATTAGAAAATTTTTTCAATAAATCTGAAATATCAAGAATACAGGATTTAACAATATTGAACATCGATTCAATTCTTTTATATCAAGAGAATTTTAAACAAAGAGGCAAAAACGGTTTAGAGGTTCTTATAAATGAATACCATAAGTCAATTCAACCAAAAACAGCAAGAAATGTTGAACATTTAAAAGAACTATATTTAAATACTTCTATTTCATTTTACACATTTTTAGGAAATCATTTTGATAAAACTGGGATTAAAAAACCAAAATATATTGAGGAATATTTAGAACATTTAAACCTAGAATAACTACAGCTAACAATGTATATAAAACATAGCTAATATAGGCTTTTCGAGAGGTTTGTGTGTATTTGCAAAGTCGCCAAATTTTTAAATTTGGCTTTTAAAATAGAAAAGATAAAAACAAAACATAAAAATTCGGCTTGTGCATAATCGGAAAGGTTAGCGTCTATTTATACGCTACGTTTCA includes:
- a CDS encoding 5'-methylthioadenosine/adenosylhomocysteine nucleosidase, which translates into the protein MALKQIVLILMLLLVCTVQGQRIAIMGAMDEEIELLKGVLKNKKEIHKNGVTFYTGKLKGQKVVLLKAGIGKVNAGYSTAILIANFKLDALLFTGVAGGLDPNIEPGDIVISDKMIQYDFGELKEGSFETWPTRNLAKNNERNPLYLTVDPNLLEQSKKASEQIKLKPLNDRIPTFFIGTIATGDTFVSDPIKAKELYTNFNALATEMEGAAVAQICTMLQVPFIVIRSCSDNANTAAHSDYFKFVKVASVNSAQMVLEILENYEETK
- a CDS encoding ACT domain-containing protein, coding for MPPTIDKVDPNLSTIEKPLPIKEINSFEKETILKFKTDLDSVSISYANSKVAADQLRSRLKEDLRLGTISFDNIKTAFANQLVDKIIPHWYGTPWSFGGHTDVPNQGKIACGYFISTTLRDMGININRYKLAQKSPVDEAKMISCGAVINLINQDTPEKAFEEIDILTKEGLYFIGFDEGHVGYLLKREGQLFLIHSNYLSPVSVCMETLKESRVFKRFTKFHLVSISHNDILLQRWLDDGLVL
- a CDS encoding transglutaminase domain-containing protein, whose product is MRLRTSCDLKFEIFEPTPFILMLRPRSGSQQWVEREEYKITPSTPVFEFTDNYGNLCQRLIAQPGMFSISTSSDVVTSNFIDQGFGAPFIEIQNLPDAVLSYLLPSRYCESDCFNEMGAAITEGQLMGYNQVAAITSWLRENIEYLPGSNNEPLSAIQVNNRQFGVCRDLAHLGIALCRSLSIPARIVVGYLYNLEPMDMHAWFEAYIGNRWYTFDATQIDSPGGYVVLGFGRDAADVAIFNQFGPSVFPVEHLVKVKECP
- a CDS encoding NCS2 family permease produces the protein MKANTKFIRTEILAGISSFLATFYIIIVNPAILSEAGMPFSAVVTSTVLVCSFGSIMMGIYAKNPFIIAPGMGLNAFFTYTAVLGLGLSYETALGAVFWAGILFLILSILKVRDKIVQSIPHALRFAIAAGIGLFISFIGLQNAGLIVDNPVTLVSLGSLKDPICLTFLIGLGCTAILISRNVKGAMIIGILLTTALAWPIGRWWGDASIVNFGVPTLVNYTGIFAMPDFSLFLKANLFGSIQYAFLPVVFVFAFTDLFDSLSTFVGLAEASGYKDEDGNPRNLKKSLLADAITTIFSGLVGTSSGTVYIESAVGIREGGKTGLTAITAGILFLPFLFFSPLLSIVPSIASSIALVLVGSFMMKPLTKINWSMPDEAIPVFFTMILMPLTYSITTGIIIGFLSWTLLKFFSGKKEDINPALLIINLLSLLYLWL